The genomic DNA GGTCGAACAAGATCACCTGATAAAACTCAGGATCAAAGAACTGCCGGTAAAGCGGCACGAGGCCGCCGCCCGGCCCGCCGTGCAAAAACACGACCGGTACACCACTCGGATTGCCGACGCGTTCGTAATAGATCGTGTGGATGTCCGACACGATATACATTCCGGTGTCAAAAGGTTCAATTTCAGGGTAGAGACTTGCCATAACGATAATAATACGCGAATCCGCGTCGTTGCAGAAGCCCGGACGTCGGTATGGGCGTATCAATTAACTCAGATAAAGCGACCTTTGTACGCACAAAGTTCTAAGGTAGAAAATTATCATACCAAAGCTGAAAAACGAGCAGCGTCCACAGCTGTTTGTGATGCGAGGCCCGACCTGACTCGTGCTCGCGGATCAGCATTTGAACGTATTCCGACCTGAACAGTCCTTGCTCACGCAATCTTTCCAGCGACAGCAAATCGTGCATCAGCGGATTAAGCCGGCCCTTGAGCCATTCGGCAATGGGAATGCCAAACCCTTTCTTGGGACGATGCAGAATCGTTTGAGGCAATAGACCATCGACCGCTTTCTTCAGAATATACTTGCCGTTGCTGCCTTTAAGTTTATATTCGATCGGCAAGGCCGCGGCAAATTGTACGACCCGCGGATCGAGGAATGGTGCCCGCGTCTCGAGTGAAACTGCCATCGCAGCACGATCGACCTTGGTCAAAATGTCCTCGGCCATGTAGTAATTCATGTCGAGAAACTGCATCTGCTCGATCTCGTCGGCCGCATCGCAAAGTCCCAGCATTTCACGCGGCCCGCGATAAATGTCGCCGTCGGACGCGCTAAGTATTTCCGGTGTAAGCAGCTGCAATTGTTCATCTGTCGAAAACGAACCGAACCAAGAATGATGCCTCTCGACCGCCTCCAGATTAGCCGCCCGTACAAAGCGTTTCGCCTTGTAATCGAACGACATATTCTCGGTCGAGACCGGGAGGGCTCGCACCGTGGGCTCAATAACAGCTGTGCGCAAAAACTTCGGGATCGACCGGTAAGTCTTCGCCACCTTATGTGCGTAATACATCGGATAGCCCGCAAATATTTCATCGCCGCCGTCCCCGCCAAGGGCGACCGTGACGTGTTTTCGGACGAACTGTGCGAGCAAAAATGTCGGTATCAGCGAACCATCGGACATCGGTTCGTCGAGCCAGGTTCCGATCTCGGTGATCAGATCTCCAGCGGTTGTCGCGCTTAATTGTTCCTCATAATGTTCGGTATTTAGGTGTTTTGCGACCTGTCGTGCGTACTTGGTCTCGTCAAACGAATCTTCCTCAAAACCGATCGAAAATGTCTTAACCCGCTCGGTCGCGTGATGCACCGCGAATGCCGCAACTGTCGACGAATCAATGCCGCCTGAGAGCAAAATCCCAAGCGGAACATCAGCCACAAGGCGCATTCTGACAGCATCGGAGAGCAGATCTTTGAGGTCGGATGCGGCGGCATCGATCGTCGGTTTCGTCGCAGGCTTTTCGAACGTCTGATTCCAATAACGTCGGATCTTCAACTCGCCATTCTCAACGGTCATCATATGCGCGGCCGGGAGTTTTGAGATGCCTTTGTAGATCGAATGCGGGGCCGGAACGTAGTCGTATGAGAGATATTGCCGTAGTGCGTCGAGGTTCAATTCCGGATTGACCGACGGATGCGCTAGGATCGCTTTTGGTTCGGAGGCGTAGATCAATTTGCCGTCAAAAACGCCGTAGTAAAGAGGCTTTTCGCCAAATCGGTCGCGCGCGATGATGAGCTTTTTTCGCCGGGTGTCCCAAAGCGAGAACGCGTACATTCCGTTCAGATGATCGACCAGATCTTCGCGGTACTCGTCGTATAGATGCGGCAGAATCTCGGTGTCCGACCTAGTTGTGAATTTGTGGCCTTTCTTTTCAAGTTCATCGCGTACTTCGCGATAGTTGTAAAGCTCGCCGTTCATCATCACGACAACCGACTTGTCCTCGTTAAAGACAGGCTGGTCGCCCGTTTCGAGATCTATCACCGATAGCCGCCGCATTCCCAATGCAACCGTGTCGTCCAACCACGAACCCTCAGAATTCGGCCCGCGATGAACGATCCTGTCACACATTGAGTGAAGTACATCCTCGCGAACTTCCGTCGAGTTGTTAGATTGTTTCAGGTTGATCCAACCCGCAATTCCGCACATATAAAAACAATTAACCGCTGATAAACGCAGATGGACACAGATATGAGAACCAACAAGATCTGTGTTAATCTGCGTTCATCTGCGGTTCAATTCTTAAATCCGATCCGTTCTCGCACAGCATATATCGCCTTGTCCTGGGACTCATGATAGGTTCGAACGAGCAGTTCGGCGAGCAGGCCCATCAGGAAGAATTGAACTGAGATGGCGAGCATCACGACGGCAATGACCGGCAACGGCGTGAGTATGAATGAGACGGCGTACGCGAGTTTCAGCACGATCGCCCAGACACCGGCAATTAGCGAGATTAGGAATGCGATCATCCCGAAACCACCAAAAACATAAAGCGGTTTAGTATGGTATTCGGCCATGAATTTGATCGTGATCAGGTCGAACACGACCTTGATAGTTCTCGAAATTCCGTATTTCGATTTGCCCATCGTGCGGGCGTGATGATCGACCGGTATCTCTGTAACGCGGGCACCGGCCCAGGCGGCGTAGATCGGGATAAAGCGGTGCATCTCGCCATAGAGCCTCACGTCCTGGATCACATCGCGGCGATACGCCTTGAGCGAGCAGCCATAATCGTGCAGGTGAACGCCGCCGATCCACGAGATGATGCGGTTAGCTATCTGCGAAGGTATTTTCCTTGAAATTAATTTGTCCTGCCGGTTCTTTCGCCAGCCGGAGACGACATCGTAGCCTTCGTCCAGTTTGTCGAGCAAGCGTTTAATGTCAGCTGGATCGTTCTGTAGATCGGCGTCCATCGGTATCAAGATGTCGCCCTTGGCAGCGTCGATCCCCGCTGACATTGCCGCCGTCTGACCGTAATTTCGCCGCAGCGAGATCACGCGAACCCGCTCGTCCGCCGCTGCGATCTCCTTTAATATCATAAGGCTGGTGTCCGTCGACCCGTCATCAACAAATATAATCTCCGCCGTCCGCCCAAGCGCGTCCAATGCCGCCGAGATCTTTGCGTGCATCGGGCGAAGGTTTTCCTCCTCATCAAGAACAGGAAGAAACAGTGAAAGATCCGGATTGACGTTTTCTGGTTGATTCATCTAAAAGAGCTAATTCTAACAGGTTGGACAGAATAAAAGCCGATCGAAGCTCATCATCATGGACATCCGGCGCATCCTGACACTACGTCTTTTTGCGACAACGACGATAGATACACCAAAGGGAAAGTTCAACTTTCGCAGCCAAAACCGTTCGGCGGCAAAGAGTTTGCCGAAAACGCCATTCAACGCCGAAACATTGATGTTATTCTCGGAGTTCGGTTTGAGGCCAGTCAGTTTCATAAGAACGCGACCGCCGAGGATCGGGGCGAAGAACGTCCAGTTGGCGAAAGTCGCACGCTCGATCGTGTAGCCCGCCTTTTCCAATCTTTCAACGATCTGCTTTTTCGTGTATCGGATGCGGTGATTCGAAATATCGTCCTGCACGCCCCATAGCCACATAAACGCTGGCACAAAGAAAAGTGAATAGCCGCCGCGTTTCGTCACACGTAACATCTCCTTTAGTCCCGCTACGTCGTCATCCAAATGTTCGACCACATCAAGGGCCGTTGTCAGATCAAATGTCTCATCCACATACGGCAAGTTCTCAGCGAGCCCTTTCTGCACTTTCAAGCCCTTGAGCCGGCAAAATTCCAAGGCGTCATCCGATACATCCACTCCCTCGGCCTCGCCAAATTTCGATAACATTTCAAGATTCGCTCCCGTTCCGCATCCCACATCCAAAATGCGGAGTGAGGAATTCGGGGAGCCAAGTTTCTGGGCAATTGGTGTGATAAAACTCTCAAGGATCGCGCGCCGGCCGACAAACCACCAATGCGAGACCTCGATCTCGTCCATGATAGCGTATGTATGCTGCTGCATTTCCTGTGGCAAAGTTGCATTCATAAAAAGATCCTAAACCACTATCCCCATCATTTGACTTGCCGTTTTTCCGTGATTCCCGTCGAGTGCGAGGCCGTAGCTCTCTAACAGCCGCTGTTTGATGCCGTCGTCACTGACTGCACATTCGCCGCCGTCGGCGGTGCAAAGGATCATCAGTTCGAGGCCTTCGTCAGTATATTCCGGCTTGCCGATGCAGAGCATGTAATCGCCGGCGGTTTTGTGAGCTTCCCATTCCATCTCATAGAGCGTTGGGTTAAATATGCCGATCGGGTTGTAATCGGCGTTCGAAAGGCTTTCCAGCGTCTGAGCAAAATCGTATGCGTGACGGCCTTCGTGGACAAATGTACCTTCGCAGCCGCGTTGGCCGCCGGTGTCGATCGTCTCTTCCGCGATCGATATGTACACCTCACCGAGGGCCTCGCGAAGGTTCAGACGCTCCGTCATCAGCTTAAAATTGGTCCTTATCGGGCTGATCAGACCCGTTATCCCAGAGGCATTTATCTCGCCCACCGGCTGCACGCGCACCAACATGTTCGAAGCCATGAACTCGCTCATCATCAGCCGATGAAAATCATTCCCCTTCGCCAAGATCGTCGCAAAAGCATCCTCGACCGACTTGCGGTATCTGTTATCGATATCTTCATCAAACCTCATAAGGGTCTTCTGCCACAGATCTACACCGATAAGCACAGATCAAATCCGTTTTCACATTTCTATATCTGTGTTTTATCTGTCGTTAATTTATTCTCCCGAATCCGCACCAGCTATTCTCATTATGCCAGATGATCGAAATGTCCTTCGCCTTTATTTCTTCCCACCATGACGCGAAATCGTTTTTTGAGATATAAAACGCCGTCGGAGCAACGAGGTGGTCGAATACGATATTGTGCTGCTCCCGCCAGCCGAAGGTGCCGAGGTGGTTGAGGTATTCGTTGTAAAACAGTTTGTTGGCGATCGGTTTTGAAATGGCGTTGAGCGGACGATAGAAGAGCTTTGTCGTCAGGAAAACGCTAAGCGTCGGCAGCTTTGATAGTTGATAGAGCAACGGTTGGCTGATCTGCGATGTAAATCCATTTCGCACCGGATCGACATAGTTCGTGATCCACTCGTTGTTCTCCGCACCGTAGACCCAAGCCGAGATATGCCCGCCTTTTTTCACTTTTCCGGCAAGCGAAACGAAAGCCTTTTTTGGCTCCGGCGTGTGATGCAGCACTCCGACGCTGAATGCATAATCGAACACTTTCTTGAACGGTAATCTATAGATATCGCATTGAACGATATGTGCATTCGGCATTTCCCGCGTCATTGCAAATGCCGTTTCGACTCCGTCACCGAGATCGATACCAACAACTTCTGTTGCTCCCCACTCGGCAGCGAGCTTCGTGTGACGGCCCTTGCCGCAACCGCCTTCAAGAATGACCTTGTTCTTGAAGAACTCGCGTGTTACGGGTTGCAGCCAGCCAAGAAACTGCTCGTTATACTTCGGGTCCTCCTGGGTAAAATTGGTCCATTGCCAACCAAAATTCTCCGCCGTCGCGGCCTTGTCGTCCTCGATTTTCGCGAGATCGATAAATCGAGGCACCCCGCGAACGACCTTGTATTCGCGTGTGCATTTTTTACACGTCAGCACACCCTCGATTATCTCCCGACCATCATATTTGCTCGCATACGCGAGCAAAATATCACCGCCGCAGGTTGGGCATGCCAAAATATCTAGTAATTTCTCTTTCATAGGAAGTTTGGCCACAAATTACACGAATGACACTACTAGGTCGAAATCAACCTTCGTGCTATTCGTATGATTCGTGGCTAACTAACTCTTTTCTTAAATTCCTCGTATTCGGTAAACGGAAACGGTTGGCGCCAATTGAATTCAAATTCGTCCGTTTCGCGGTCGGCGTATAGCTGGTCAAATGTCACGGCAAATGCCTCGCAAACGTTTTCAGCACTGTCCAAATGCGTGAAAACCAATTCGCGTTCGGCAAATGAGCGGTCGTCGGTCGGATACTGATAGATCTGCAAAAGCATCTTGTCGCCTTCGCGGACGAAACGAAAATCAAACTCCTCCGGATCGCGGTTCCATTTGAGCGAGCGTTCTCGCGGACCCGTCGAATCGCCCGAAAGCTCAGTCAATATCCGCATCAGCTCGGGCAAAGCCCCGGCGTGCGGAGCATGCGCGGTCGTCGTGTGAAACTCCGTCACACCATCGTCAAACCCGATCGACATCCATCCGCATTGCGGCGAGTTAAAGCTGACTTCAAGCATACTAGTAAATAGTGAATCGTAATTAGCAATTAGTAAAGCGAACCAAGATCTATCGGCACGGCAACAATTGACCTGCTTCTATTTACTATTCACATTTCACGAATTACTATTCACTAAGTGCAGCAATATCATAACCTGTTAAGACATATTCTCGATAACGGTGTCCGGCACGAGGACCGTACAGGCGTCGGGACGATCTCGACGTTTGGTTATCAAACACGGTTCGACCTTCGCGAAGGCTTTCCGATCGTGACGACCAAACGCGTACCGTTTCGCTGGGTAGCCGAAGAGTTGTTCTGGTTCCTGAGCGGCAGTACAAGCGAGCAGGAGCTAAACGAATGCGGCGTCGACATCTGGGCCGAGTGGGCAACTGAGGAACAGACAGCGAGATTTGGGAGGGGAATCGGCGATCTTGGGCCGGTGTATGGCTACCTGTGGCGTTCCTTCGGCGGCGATTATCCGCAGACGAATGGCATTGATCAAATCGCACGTTTGATCCGCGAGATCGAGACCAATCCAAATTCGCGACGGCTGTTGGTGAGCGGCTGGGATCCGCGTGTCTGCGACGACGTTGCACTGCCGCCGTGCCACACGCTGTTTCAGTTTAAGGTCGAAAGCGGTCGTACGCTTCACTGTCAGCTCTACCAACGCTCGGCGGACGCATTCCTCGGCGTGCCGTTCAACATCTCAAGCTACGCACTGCTCACGCACCTCGTCGCCCACGTAAGCGGCCTCGAGGTTGGCAATTTTATACATACTTTCGGGGACCTGCACATTTACTCAAATCATCTCGATCAGGTAAACGAACTCCTGAGTCGCCAACCGCTCGAACTACCGAAATTGGAATTTGTCGACGCAGAACCCCTTACGGGCTTCGACGGCCTGCTCCATTTCAAATTCGAGAATCTTAAGCTGCAGAATTACGAAAGCTACGGCAAGATCGCAGCCCCGGTCGCGGTTTGATCATTTCTTGACGACCGAATATTCGATACGTCGATTACGATAACGACCGTTGTCGGTGTTGTTGTCGGAGTCGGGACGTGGTTTCGTAGCGCCGTAGCCGCGGGTTTGTAGAGTTGTGTCCGAAACACCGAATTTTACGAGCGCGTTCTTTACGGCCGCAGCACGAGCGTCCGATAGAGTTTGATTTGATGCAGGCTGGCCGACATTATCGGTGTGTCCGCCGACCTCGAGGACTACGCCGGCGGGCAGTTTCTTGATATATCCCGCTCCTTTTTGCAGAGCAGCGAGACGAACGGGCGGTACGTCAGATTTGCCGCTGTCGAAATTGATTATGAGAATGTTGAGCGCCTTGACCAGATCCTCGACCGTGAATGGATCGGGGAGAGCATCGAGTGCCGAGTTGTAGCACCGTTCGGCCTTGTCGTCGTCGCCCTGCTTGAAATTGACGCAATCGTCCGTTGCCTTCGCCGCCACCGCCGTGCACCGGGCGATGATCGGTTCGGGATCGACGCCGTTATTGCTCGTCACACGCCGCGATTCGCACGTGTAATTGGGATGGATCACCTGTATCTCACGCTCGCCCGCTTTCAGGTTCTGCAGGCGGAATGAGCCGTCTTCGTCGGTCACTCCGAGCGGCGAACCATCCACCTGCACGGAACTTCCTGGCGGAGCACCTTTGACCGTCACCTCAAAACTAGTATCCCTAAAGATAAACAGGTAAACGACTGCCAGGATGATGATCGCGAAAAAGAACATCGTCATCAGCCCCGCCGCAACCCAGACCCAACCCGGAACACCGCCCTTTTCTTTTGCCTCCTGCTGTTCCTGTGTAGCTTTTTCGGCAGGCGTCGGCGGCAGGTCCTGATACTTGGCGCGTTCCGTCTCCGGTAGCTGAAAGTAGGGCGTGGTCTTGTCATAACCCTGGCTGCCGCCCCCGAAATCATCCGGGTTGACGCTCACATTTGCTTCGGTCACGCCCCATTCAGGCGTCGATGGAGCTTTGGCACCGGGATAAAATGTCTTTCCGAGATCCTGGTTCCCCGTATCGATCGGCCTGATATTTATCTGCGTTTTGCCCCACTCGTCGGCTTCGGGCTGTTTTGGAAAGTTGTAATTGGTCTTGTCCCAGTCATTTGCGGGAGCATCGCTTTGAGGCAAACGAATATTCGGCGTAGTCTTTTCAAAATCGTCCGCCGGAGGTGGTAGTGGAATTTTGTTGTCTTCGCTCACTTTTCGTCAACTCCCGACATTTCGAGTCCAGGATATCGTCAAGAATTATGAGTTTAACACAAACCGAATTGCGAGCGTCTATTTTACGTTTGGCGGTTGAGCCGTCTTGGTGCGGATGCTGATGCCTTCGTCGCCGATCAGAAAAAGCTTGCGGGCGTCGTAATTGGAAGTGTTAGTCGGAACATAAGAGAGTAAATAACGGTTCTTCCTTAGTTCGTCGCAAATCGCCTTGGCAGCCGTCGTTGCTTCGTCAAATTGAAATACCTTGCCGCCCGTGCCTTCAGAAAGCTGTGTGATAACCGCCGGGGCCTTTGGTTGATCTCGTCTGTATGCTCCGCCGGTGCGGTCGGCTATCTGCAGTGAATACAAAGTCACATTCTGATTCTGCAGCTTGTTTAGGGCGAGGTCGAACGACGTTTTGCTGCCGCGGTCGAGCCCGTCGCCGATCAATACTATCGCGGTCTTGCGCGTTCCCGGCATCAGCGGGACCAGTATCTGATCGACCGTAGCTTCGATCGCGTCAAAGAGATATGGATTACCCTTCTTTCGAAATGTGGCGAGCGACGTCTCCATTTTCTTCGCGTCGTCGGTCCATTCCTGGATGATCTCGGCCTTTTCGTCGTACGCGACGACAAACAACTGGTCCCCGTCGAATATCTCGTAGGTAAATTCCATCACGGCCTTTTTCAAGGCCTCTATGCTGGTCGGGAGCGTCTGCGAATTGTCGACGAGAATGACAATCTTGGATGGCGAAGGGTCGAAGCTAAAGTTCTTGATCTTTTGCTCAATACCATTTTCGTAGAGAAAAAGGTTTTCAGCTCTTATCGGATCGCTTTTCTTATCTTCTCGAAAAGCCGCGACTGTGACAATGGCCCCGTCAAAATCGACCCCTTTCGTATTGTGCCTCGACTGACCTGCTGAATTAAACGCAGAAGCCGCAAATGCGATCAGGACAAATATCGATTTCGCTACACTTCTCATTCTACCGTCATTCTTTGGTCGGCTTTGCTGCAGTTTCCGTTTTTGGTGTTTCGCTCGTTTTGTTTGATGCAGTATCTGCGGATGCGGTTGATTCGGTCGACGAACTTTTTTCGCCGCCTGCCGCAACACCCTTCTTACCGGCGTAATCGGTCACGTACCAACCCGCACCTTTGAATTGAAATCCCGACAGGGACCATTGCTTTTCGAGCTTTCCGTGGCACTTTTCGCACGAGGTCAATGGCTCGTCCGAAACGCTCTGACGCTTTTCATAGTGTTCGCCGCACTGCTGACATTTGTATTCGTAAATAGGCATAATTGCTGCACTCAAAAATTACCGATCGGTATAATAATATTATAGACCAAAATCCAAACTCCAACTCGCATCGAATTGATAACGGAGGTTATTTAACCAAATATTATGAAAAACCCTTTCAGATCCCCAATAGTAATTATTTTAATGTTCACCGTGTTTGCTGTCGGCTCGTCACTCACGGCTCAAACTACCGCGAAGCTTCCCGAACTCAAGCCCGTTGCGAGCGTCGACTTATCCCGATACGTTGGTAAATGGTACGAGATCGGCAAGTACCCAAATCGGTTTCAAAAACAGTGTGTCGCCAATACAGCTGCCAACTATACGATGAAATCGAACGGTAAGATCGAGGTCCGCAATGAGTGCACTCTCAAAGACGGCCGGATCGAAACGGCTATTGGCGAGGCCAAGATCGCCGACAAAAAGACAAACTCAAAACTAAAAGTTAGGTTCGCCCCGCCCGCACTCTCATTTCTGCCGTTCGTTTGGGCGAATTATTGGATCATCGACCTCGATCCCGAGTACGGCTATGTCGCCATCGGCGAACCGAAACGCGAATATTTCTGGATCCTGTCGCGCAACTCTTCGATGGATGACGCCCTTTATCAGACGATCCTGCGGCGTGCCGAGGCGATGGGCTTTAACCCGGCGAAGGTAGAAAAGACACCTCAGAACGCTGAGATTCTAAAGGGTACCGTAACTGTAAAGAACTAGTTCAATCGCGGCGGTCAACTGCCATGTTCCGCGAGGAACCGCTCGGCGTCGATAGCCGCCATACAGCCTGTTCCGGCGGCCGTAACCGCCTGACGATAGTACGAATCCTGGGCGTCGCCGCAGGCAAAGACGCCCTCGATATTTGTCTTCATCGTCTTGCCTTCGGTTATCAAATAACCGACGTCGTCCATATCGAGAACGCCTTTGAAAAGGTCCGTGTTCGGCTTATGGCCGATCGCAATAAAGACGCCCTGCGTCGGAAAGTTGCTCGTTTCGCCGGTCTTGATGTTTCTCAAATTAACGCTTTCGACGCCTGCAACTTTTGAACCTAGGATCTCGGTGATCTCGGTATTCCAGACGACGTCGATCTTATTGTTTGAGAGCACTCGGTTCTGCATGATCTGCGACGCCCGAAACTCCTCACGCCGGTGAATGAGTGTCACGCTCGACGCAAATTTTGTCAGGAACAGAGCCTCTTCCATCGCGGTATCGCCGCCGCCGACCACGACGATCGGCCGGTCGCGAAAGAAAAATCCATCACACGTCGCACAAGCGGAAACACCATTTCCACCGAAACCATTGGGCACGGGATCTTCGCCCGGCACACCGAGCCATTTTGCCGAAGCTCCCGTAGAAATGATCAACGAATCGGCCTCGATGATGGTTGTGACCTCCTCGGAATCCTGGCTTTCCTTCCCGTACAACTTGAACGGCCGCTCGGTCAGATCGAGGCTGTCGATCCAGACATTGACGATCTTGGTTCCGAACCGCAGGGCCTGTTCGCGAAATTCGTCCATCAATATCGGGCCCATTATTCCCGACCTAAAGCCCGGATAATTCTCGACCTCGGTGGTTATCGTCAATTGGCCGCCTGGCTGCGGACCGTCGATCACCAACGGATCGAGTTGTGCCCGCGACGCGTATATCGCCGCGGTCAAACCGGCCGGCCCCGAACCCAATATCACTACTTTGTGTCTTAAATGCGTCTCCGCCATATCAATTTACCTGATGCCAAAGTACTGTAAACTTTGGATTTTCCTATTGTTATAGTATAACTATCGATGAACTAATTCGTCTATTTCCTCTCGGAAAAGAAATTGTAGCCTTTATGGCGACGTGACTCGAGTTTTTGCCCGGCAAACAACCGGTTTGCTATACATTAATGTCTATGCAGCCTCAATACGAGGAAAAACGGTTTGCTCTCAGAATGGCGCTTAGGCTGCCGATCGTCGTTTCCGGCCGGGCCGACGACGGAGCAACCTGGAGCGAACCGACCGAGACCGACGACATTTCGACCATCGGAGCTCTCTTCCAACTGAATCAAAAAATTGTTCAAGGCGACAACCTCTACATTCGATCGCATCGCCCCGACGGCGTACCGGTCGAGGTTAAGGCACAAGCTGTTCGCCTGACGCCGGCCAGCTACGGTACGACACGCGTCGGCG from Acidobacteriota bacterium includes the following:
- the asnB gene encoding asparagine synthase (glutamine-hydrolyzing) — its product is MCGIAGWINLKQSNNSTEVREDVLHSMCDRIVHRGPNSEGSWLDDTVALGMRRLSVIDLETGDQPVFNEDKSVVVMMNGELYNYREVRDELEKKGHKFTTRSDTEILPHLYDEYREDLVDHLNGMYAFSLWDTRRKKLIIARDRFGEKPLYYGVFDGKLIYASEPKAILAHPSVNPELNLDALRQYLSYDYVPAPHSIYKGISKLPAAHMMTVENGELKIRRYWNQTFEKPATKPTIDAAASDLKDLLSDAVRMRLVADVPLGILLSGGIDSSTVAAFAVHHATERVKTFSIGFEEDSFDETKYARQVAKHLNTEHYEEQLSATTAGDLITEIGTWLDEPMSDGSLIPTFLLAQFVRKHVTVALGGDGGDEIFAGYPMYYAHKVAKTYRSIPKFLRTAVIEPTVRALPVSTENMSFDYKAKRFVRAANLEAVERHHSWFGSFSTDEQLQLLTPEILSASDGDIYRGPREMLGLCDAADEIEQMQFLDMNYYMAEDILTKVDRAAMAVSLETRAPFLDPRVVQFAAALPIEYKLKGSNGKYILKKAVDGLLPQTILHRPKKGFGIPIAEWLKGRLNPLMHDLLSLERLREQGLFRSEYVQMLIREHESGRASHHKQLWTLLVFQLWYDNFLP
- a CDS encoding glycosyltransferase family 2 protein — its product is MNQPENVNPDLSLFLPVLDEEENLRPMHAKISAALDALGRTAEIIFVDDGSTDTSLMILKEIAAADERVRVISLRRNYGQTAAMSAGIDAAKGDILIPMDADLQNDPADIKRLLDKLDEGYDVVSGWRKNRQDKLISRKIPSQIANRIISWIGGVHLHDYGCSLKAYRRDVIQDVRLYGEMHRFIPIYAAWAGARVTEIPVDHHARTMGKSKYGISRTIKVVFDLITIKFMAEYHTKPLYVFGGFGMIAFLISLIAGVWAIVLKLAYAVSFILTPLPVIAVVMLAISVQFFLMGLLAELLVRTYHESQDKAIYAVRERIGFKN
- a CDS encoding class I SAM-dependent methyltransferase — protein: MNATLPQEMQQHTYAIMDEIEVSHWWFVGRRAILESFITPIAQKLGSPNSSLRILDVGCGTGANLEMLSKFGEAEGVDVSDDALEFCRLKGLKVQKGLAENLPYVDETFDLTTALDVVEHLDDDVAGLKEMLRVTKRGGYSLFFVPAFMWLWGVQDDISNHRIRYTKKQIVERLEKAGYTIERATFANWTFFAPILGGRVLMKLTGLKPNSENNINVSALNGVFGKLFAAERFWLRKLNFPFGVSIVVVAKRRSVRMRRMSMMMSFDRLLFCPTC
- a CDS encoding methyltransferase domain-containing protein, producing MKEKLLDILACPTCGGDILLAYASKYDGREIIEGVLTCKKCTREYKVVRGVPRFIDLAKIEDDKAATAENFGWQWTNFTQEDPKYNEQFLGWLQPVTREFFKNKVILEGGCGKGRHTKLAAEWGATEVVGIDLGDGVETAFAMTREMPNAHIVQCDIYRLPFKKVFDYAFSVGVLHHTPEPKKAFVSLAGKVKKGGHISAWVYGAENNEWITNYVDPVRNGFTSQISQPLLYQLSKLPTLSVFLTTKLFYRPLNAISKPIANKLFYNEYLNHLGTFGWREQHNIVFDHLVAPTAFYISKNDFASWWEEIKAKDISIIWHNENSWCGFGRIN
- a CDS encoding thymidylate synthase, whose product is MQQYHNLLRHILDNGVRHEDRTGVGTISTFGYQTRFDLREGFPIVTTKRVPFRWVAEELFWFLSGSTSEQELNECGVDIWAEWATEEQTARFGRGIGDLGPVYGYLWRSFGGDYPQTNGIDQIARLIREIETNPNSRRLLVSGWDPRVCDDVALPPCHTLFQFKVESGRTLHCQLYQRSADAFLGVPFNISSYALLTHLVAHVSGLEVGNFIHTFGDLHIYSNHLDQVNELLSRQPLELPKLEFVDAEPLTGFDGLLHFKFENLKLQNYESYGKIAAPVAV
- a CDS encoding OmpA family protein, translated to MSEDNKIPLPPPADDFEKTTPNIRLPQSDAPANDWDKTNYNFPKQPEADEWGKTQINIRPIDTGNQDLGKTFYPGAKAPSTPEWGVTEANVSVNPDDFGGGSQGYDKTTPYFQLPETERAKYQDLPPTPAEKATQEQQEAKEKGGVPGWVWVAAGLMTMFFFAIIILAVVYLFIFRDTSFEVTVKGAPPGSSVQVDGSPLGVTDEDGSFRLQNLKAGEREIQVIHPNYTCESRRVTSNNGVDPEPIIARCTAVAAKATDDCVNFKQGDDDKAERCYNSALDALPDPFTVEDLVKALNILIINFDSGKSDVPPVRLAALQKGAGYIKKLPAGVVLEVGGHTDNVGQPASNQTLSDARAAAVKNALVKFGVSDTTLQTRGYGATKPRPDSDNNTDNGRYRNRRIEYSVVKK
- a CDS encoding VWA domain-containing protein, whose protein sequence is MRSVAKSIFVLIAFAASAFNSAGQSRHNTKGVDFDGAIVTVAAFREDKKSDPIRAENLFLYENGIEQKIKNFSFDPSPSKIVILVDNSQTLPTSIEALKKAVMEFTYEIFDGDQLFVVAYDEKAEIIQEWTDDAKKMETSLATFRKKGNPYLFDAIEATVDQILVPLMPGTRKTAIVLIGDGLDRGSKTSFDLALNKLQNQNVTLYSLQIADRTGGAYRRDQPKAPAVITQLSEGTGGKVFQFDEATTAAKAICDELRKNRYLLSYVPTNTSNYDARKLFLIGDEGISIRTKTAQPPNVK
- a CDS encoding zinc ribbon domain-containing protein, coding for MPIYEYKCQQCGEHYEKRQSVSDEPLTSCEKCHGKLEKQWSLSGFQFKGAGWYVTDYAGKKGVAAGGEKSSSTESTASADTASNKTSETPKTETAAKPTKE
- a CDS encoding lipocalin family protein, producing the protein MKNPFRSPIVIILMFTVFAVGSSLTAQTTAKLPELKPVASVDLSRYVGKWYEIGKYPNRFQKQCVANTAANYTMKSNGKIEVRNECTLKDGRIETAIGEAKIADKKTNSKLKVRFAPPALSFLPFVWANYWIIDLDPEYGYVAIGEPKREYFWILSRNSSMDDALYQTILRRAEAMGFNPAKVEKTPQNAEILKGTVTVKN
- the trxB gene encoding thioredoxin-disulfide reductase; the encoded protein is MAETHLRHKVVILGSGPAGLTAAIYASRAQLDPLVIDGPQPGGQLTITTEVENYPGFRSGIMGPILMDEFREQALRFGTKIVNVWIDSLDLTERPFKLYGKESQDSEEVTTIIEADSLIISTGASAKWLGVPGEDPVPNGFGGNGVSACATCDGFFFRDRPIVVVGGGDTAMEEALFLTKFASSVTLIHRREEFRASQIMQNRVLSNNKIDVVWNTEITEILGSKVAGVESVNLRNIKTGETSNFPTQGVFIAIGHKPNTDLFKGVLDMDDVGYLITEGKTMKTNIEGVFACGDAQDSYYRQAVTAAGTGCMAAIDAERFLAEHGS
- a CDS encoding PilZ domain-containing protein is translated as MQPQYEEKRFALRMALRLPIVVSGRADDGATWSEPTETDDISTIGALFQLNQKIVQGDNLYIRSHRPDGVPVEVKAQAVRLTPASYGTTRVGVSIVEPKESWMRLFVAWVADDNVIEGVSE